A single region of the Chelmon rostratus isolate fCheRos1 chromosome 5, fCheRos1.pri, whole genome shotgun sequence genome encodes:
- the ccn1l2 gene encoding cellular communication network factor 1, like 2, with protein MLSPATLQRIISTLFVLGSAAVMAEGECPAECSCTPSPPLCPPGVSWVTDHCGCCKVCARQFNEDCSTAEPCDHIKGLRCHLGAGGDPERGLCRAEAQGLPCEFSGQVYQHGEDFRPNCQHQCTCMDGVVGCMPLCPHQVPLPGWRCSRPRLARPEGGCCEEWVCDDDNHISEEPDELTHSSLPDSQPLPNHISALLQAQLQPRHPAATGGATFREMVAFPRSEVLLEYSCFPQTTEWTECSTTCGMGISSRVTNDNPDCRLVRETRLCQIRQCELQLPLASKKGKKCQRTVRPQEPVRITFAGCSTAQWYRPRTCGTCTDGRCCTPSVSRTVRLRFHCSDGEGFYRNVMWIQRCSCKTSCPTRRGPSSPSVSLHNDIHTFRH; from the exons ATGCTTAGCCCAGCTACTTTGCAGCGGATCATTTCTACTCTGTTTGTGCTTGGCAGCGCTGCAGTGATG GCAGAAGGTGAGTGCCCGGCCGAGTGCTCGTGCACCCCCTCACCCCCGCTGTGCCCGCCGGGCGTCAGCTGGGTGACTGACCACTGTGGCTGCTGTAAAGTTTGTGCTAGGCAGTTCAACGAGGACTGCAGCACCGCCGAACCTTGCGATCACATCAAGGGGCTACGCTGCCATCTGGGGGCTGGAGGAGACCCTGAGAGAGGACTGTGTCGAG CTGAGGCCCAGGGTTTGCCTTGCGAGTTCAGCGGGCAGGTGTACCAGCACGGTGAGGACTTCCGGCCGAACTGCCAGCACCAGTGCACCTGCATGGACGGGGTGGTGGGCTGCATGCCCCTCTGTCCTCACCAAGTGCCCCTGCCCGGCTGGCGCTGCTCACGGCCCCGGCTGGCCAGGCCTGAGGGCGGCTGTTGCGAGGAGTGGGTGTGTGATGACGACAACCACATCAGTGAGGAACCAGATGAGCTGACACACAGCTCCCTGCCAGACAGCCAGCCCCTTCCCAACCACATAAGTGCCCTGCTGCAGGCCCAGCTGCAACCTCGGCACCCAGCTGCCACCGGAGGGGCCACGTTCAGAG AGATGGTGGCATTCCCTAGGTCTGAGGTGCTTCTTGAATACAGCTGTTTCCCACAAACCACAGAGTGGACCGAGTGTTCCACCACATGTGGAATGGGCATTTCAAGTCGAGTGACCAATGACAACCCAGACTGTCGGCTGGTCAGAGAAACCAGACTGTGCCAGATCCGGCAATGtgagctgcagcttcctctAGCAAGCAAG AAAGGGAAGAAGTGCCAGCGAACAGTCCGCCCCCAGGAACCGGTCAGGATCACCTTCGCCGGATGCTCAACAGCACAGTGGTATCGCCCTCGCACCTGTGGGACGTGCACCGATGGCCGCTGCTGCACGCCCTCCGTCTCTCGCACCGTGAGACTTCGCTTCCACTGCTCCGATGGAGAGGGCTTCTACAGAAATGTCATGTGGATCcagcgctgcagctgcaaaacaagCTGTCCTACACGCAGAGGGCCCTCAAGCCCTTCAGTCAGCCTCCACAACGACATCCACACCTTCCGGCACTGA
- the fkbp15b gene encoding FK506-binding protein 15, whose amino-acid sequence MFGGDDEDGDFLSPTGGAKLASLFGLDQETSQGNESFQYTAPKQPRKSSNSAPATQKQASAPGAPAVLFATAAQTFRYTNGQYVKQGKLGAAILGNHTTKEYKLLLYLSQQKQVTAAKIHVGFVFTVQPNNYCTFYDDQRQNWSLMFESDKASLDFCKEVCLAKANSAASLDTVVVQDLSLGEGQAVENGDSLEVVYTGWLLQDHAIGQVFDSNQNRDKLLRLKVGAGKVIKGWEEGMLGMKKAGRRLIVIPPNLAYGSKGVPNRVPSNSTLIFEAELRRVKFSKDSGSDRASASSRDSPAPSPAPSVENLAPEPPAQTTGSGSVTPGEPALRAKSNSLSDQLANPDATKAKLISRMAKMGQPMLPFLTGVASQPESSDSELEDTSGSRVKDQPAAPSPVQISTAAPPSIHVHPHAHTAPPSALVPVMTTVAPQPGLPGSSHAFQPYSYTQTSVAPSQLQPVGQVYPAQTVPYMGSSDVTSFLMTEARQHNTEIRLSVTKVADKVDQLASKIDDLQRQGSLSMGVSNMSMETSMIMHNIQRIVQENECLRKEVFEKSGRIEEQNRKIGELINQNQRYVEQSNLQLEMRNDSLKSTSEQSQARLLQAEQDKVRLTEDLASSTARLSQLQLEASAQQQKAVELQSKLSSALQDSESHSQRIAALETQLEELKEAAERAQAQYRSEKQRRKEMELKANNMEEELQDLKTDKEGLERTLLERKKKWQGERQRRDEEVEELRKSSQQELDNLRAQLRKARTSTDNAASEQLSQLQAELEEEWKGKCERVLASAKDQHCREQADLTEQRDALQDKLTQLQEKFTALKQSRDSEEQSSLQHHGQAEELQALQDKYTTLEQQGVAVREKLERRVAVLEKKLAEQESSGDTAAEVKRVMNGVFHSLRGEFDLSESYSGQAVLGVIVTTIKNVTLQLLSGTDRSSLRLSKNEEEEEESDNVRQREETPPQDIRVNGEKGVKEEEKEEEKEEEEHVAESDSQQVIETQMDQEVAVEKETETVTESKTQSQAEALAAADLHPVSSTEVKLHEPAAAESEVQQEQAEHSAHESSTEVKDTKKSADPDDEPAESSPPEGEQEAVSERSVAVSGEVDKESVDDANHVGEMNAASQKAFGPPANPPPPPVLQNSSGEDTSLTGGMGEENGEEPFFQNTTPAKPPAAPSEEEEEDEMSLKGHPPPAPLFGDDEDDDDLDWLS is encoded by the exons GGCTAAGTTGGCCTCCCTGTTTGGACTAGACCAGGAAACCAGTCAGGGGAATGAGTCTTTCCAGTACACAGCACCGAAACAGCCCAGAAAGAGCTCCAACTCAG CACCGGCTACCCAGAAACAAGCCTCAGCACCTGGAGCTCCTGCAGTGTTATTTGCCACAGCAGCCCAAACCTTCAGATA TACTAACGGACAGTATGTGAAGCAGGGCAAGCTGGGAGCAGCCATACTGGGCAACCACACAACAAAAGAG TACAAGCTGCTTCTGTACTTAAGCCAGCAGAAACAAGTGACAGCTGCCAAGATCCATGTCGGCTTTGTTTTCACG GTACAGCCAAACAATTACTGCACTTTTTATGATGACCAGAGGCAGAACTGGTCCCTGATGTTTGAATCAGATAAAGCTTCACTGGACTTCTGCAAAGAG GTATGTTTGGCGAAAGCGAACAGTGCAGCCTCCTTAGACACTGTGGTGGTTCAGGATCTGAGTCTGGGTGAGGGCCAGGCGGTGGAGAATGGAGACTCTCTGGAGGTGGTGTACACAGGCTGGCTCCTGCAGGACCACGCCATTGGACAG GTGTTTGATTCCAACCAGAACAGAGACAAGTTGCTGCGACTGAAAGTTGGAGCGGGGAAAGTGATCAAA GGCTGGGAGGAGGGGATGCTGGGGATGAAGAAGGCCGGCCGCCGTCTCATTGTCATCCCACCCAACCTGGCATACGGATCCAAGGGAGTCCCCAACCGCGTCCCGTCTAACAGCACTCTTATTTTTGAAGCAGAGCTTCGACGG GTGAAGTTTTCCAAGGACAGTGGGTCTGATCGGGCTAGTGCCAGCTCCAGAGACTCCCCTGCTCCTTCCCCAGCCCCCAGTGTGGAGAATCTGGCCCCAGAACCCCCAGCACAAACAACTGGTTCAGGCTCAGTCACACCAGG GGAGCCAGCGCTTCGTGCTAAGTCCAACTCGCTCAGTGACCAGCTGGCA AATCCAGATGCCACAAAAGCCAAGCTGATCTCTCGCATGGCAAAGATGGGCCAGCCCATGTTGCCCTTTCTGACAGGAGTGGCTAGCCAGCCTGAATCCAGTGACTCTGAGCTTGAG GACACCAGTGGCAGCAGAGTGAAGGATCAGCCTGCGGCTCCATCTCCAGTGCAGATATCCACTGCTGCTCCACCTTCAATACACG tgcATCCTCATGCTCACACAGCTCCACCGTCTGCCTTAGTTCCAGTTATGACCACTGTTGCCCCACAGCCTGGGCTGCCAGGCAGCAGCCATGCCTTTCAG CCTTACTCCTACACACAGACCTCTGTAGCTCCATCTCAGCTTCAGCCCGTTGGCCAGGTCTACCCTGCACAAACTGTCCCATACATGG GCTCCAGTGATGTGACTTCCTTCTTGATGACTGAGGCCCGACAGCACAACACAGAGATCCGGTTATCTGTTACAAAAGTAGCCGATAAAGTAGATCAGCTGGCTTCAAAG ATAGATGACCTTCAGAGGCAGGGAAGCCTTTCCATGGGGGTGTCTAATATGTCCATGGAGACCTCCATGATCATGCATAACATCCAAAGAATTGTCCAG gaaaatgaatgtttaagAAAGGAAGTCTTTGAGAAAAGCGGTCGCATCGAGGAGCAAAACCGTAAAATCGGAGAACTCATCAATCAGAACCAGAG ATACGTGGAGCAGAGCAacctgcagctggaaatgaggAACGACTCGCTCAAGTCAACCAGCGAGCAGAGCCAGGCCAGACTGCTGCAGGCTGAGCAGGACAAG GTTCGTCTGACGGAGGATCTGGCTTCATCCACTGCCCGGCTGTCTCAGCTGCAGCTAGAagcttcagctcagcagcagaaggccgtggagctgcagagcaaacTGAGCTCAGCGCTGCAGGACAGTGAGAGCCACAGCCAACGAATCGCAGCCctggaaacacagctggaag AGCTGAAGGAGGCAGCGGAGAGGGCTCAGGCTCAGTACCGCTCAGAGAAGCAAAGGCGCAAAGAGATGGAGCTGAAAGCCAACAACATGGAGGAAGAACTGCAGGACCTAAAGACTGATAAAGAGGGTCTAGAACGA ACACTTttggaaaggaagaagaagtgGCAGGGTGAGCGTCAGCGTCgagatgaggaggtggaggagctccGCAAGAGCAGCCAGCAGGAGCTGGACAACCTCCGAGCTCAGCTGCGCAAAGCCAGGACCAGCACTGACAATGCTGCATCTGAACAG CTGTCTCAACTGCAGgcggagctggaggaggagtggaAGGGCAAGTGTGAACGGGTGTTGGCCTCTGCAAAGGACCAACACTGTAGAGAGCAGGCTGACCtaacagagcagagagatgcTCTGCAGGACAAGCTAACCCAGCTACAGGAAAAG TTTACGGCTCTGAAGCAGTCAAGAGATTCTGAAGAACAGAGTTCACTACAACACCACGGGCAGGCCGAAGAGCTGCAGGCCCTTCAGGACAAA TACACAACCTTGGAGCAACAAGGAGTAGCTGTCAGGGAGAAACTGGAGAGAAGAGTGGCTGTACTGGAGAAGAAACTGGCAGAGCAGGAGAGTTCAGgagacactgcagcagag GTGAAACGCGTGATGAACGGAGTGTTTCATTCTCTGAGAGGGGAGTTTGACCTCAGTGAATCTTACAGTGGCCAGGCTGTGCTGGGGGTCATTGTCACTACCATTAAG aatgtAACCCTACAGCTCCTCAGTGGCACAGACAGATCTTCACTGAGACTGAGTaagaatgaagaggaggaagaagaaagtgataatgtgagacaaagagaggagacacCTCCACAGGATATACGTGTAAATGGAGAGAAAGGAgtcaaagaggaagaaaaggaggaagaaaaggaggaagaagaacatGTGGCTGAATCAGATTCTCAACAAGTCATTGAGACCCAGATGGATCAGGAAGTAGCAgtagagaaggagacagagacagtaaCAGAGTCAAAGACACAGAGCCAGGCAGAGGCATTAGCGGCCGCTGATCTCCATCCTGTTTCATCCACTGAAGTGAAACTGCAcgagccagcagcagcagagtctgaAGTACAGCAGGAGCAGGCAGAACACTCAGCTCATGAATCATCCACAGAGGTAAAAGACACCAAGAAGTCTGCAGATCCAGATGATGAACCTGCTGAGAGTTCACCACCAGAGGGCGAACAGGAAGCTGTGTCAGAAAGGAGTGTTGCTGTGAGCGGTGAGGTGGACAAGGAGAGCGTGGACGATGCAAATCATGTCGGAGAAATGAATGCTGCTTCTCAGAAAGCCTTTGGACCCCCAGCCAACCCGCCTCCACCGCCTGTACTTCAGAACAGCTCAGGAGAGGACACAAG TCTGACTGGGGGAATGGGTGAGGAAAATGGAGAGGAGCCATTTTTCCAGAACACGACTCCTGCCAAACCCCCCGCAGCACCtagtgaggaagaagaagaggatgagatG agcttgaAAGGGCATCCCCCCCCTGCCCCTCTGTttggtgatgatgaggatgatgatgatctaGACTGGCTGAGCTGA